AATTAAAACAGTACATGTATACCAAAATAAAATCTACTATAAAGTCTTGAAACAAAAGGGCCTAAACCATTTCACATTAAATTATGCTGCTTTACGCGTTGCAACTACTACCACGTGATCCATATGAGACATGTCACATGTGTAGACTATTCCTTCATTAAAATGTGAAAAAGAGTATATTTAACATGTTTATGGACCTCCTTTTGCTCTGAGCCTCTGACAAACCATAAGGAGACAAGGCTATGCACAATTGCCTCACACAACACTACAACAGAACACACCTGAAGTCCTGAACTACACAGctcactctgaagtctgaaaaCAAAACACACCTGATTATCTGAAACTATCCCTGAAGCCACCGTTAAAGAAACATCAAGTCGTTCTAGTTCCTGCTCCACCAGATCCTACTTCCCTGATGCGTTTTTGCCACTGTAGAACTTGCACAAGTGCGTGAAGATCAGAAAGCTGATGAAGCACAGGAAAGCCAAGAACCAGTAGTAGTTATCGAGGTGCGCCTCCCGGGCATCGTCGGAGAACCACCCCCGTGAGTTACCGGGCCTCGCCGTGGCCATCTCGAGCGCGGTGATCAGGAACGCGCCGAGGAATCCCCCGACGCCGAAGACGCTGAGGTAGAGCCCGATGCCGATGGTCCTCATGGACGCCGGCACCTGCGTGTAGAAGAACTCCTGCATCCCCACCACCGTGAACACGTCCGAGACGCCCAGCAGGACGTACTGCGGCAGCAGCCAGAAGATCTTCAGCCGGGCGCTGGCGTTGGCCACGCGGAGCCGCCACGACTCGACGAGCGCGGCGGTGACCATGGCGACGACGGAGAGCACCATGCCGACGCCGATCCGCTGGAACACCGTGATCCCCTCGGTGCCCCGGGTGACGGCGTTGAACAGCGGGATGATCACCCGGTCGTACATGGGCACGAGCAGGATGATGGAGATCGTGATCGAGCTCTGGAGCATCGCCGGCGGGACCACGAAGGCACCGAGCTTGTGGTCCATCAGCATGCCCTGCTTCGTGAAGAACGTCATCGGCTGCTGGAAGATCACAGCGAAGATAAGCAGGATCGCCCAGATCGGCAGGAGGCCGAGGATGACCCTCGCCACGCTAGGCGCGGCCTCGCCCAGGGCCTCCTTCGCTTCGGCCGGTTCAGTTTTCAGTGGCTTCTCCTGCAACCTGCAACGTTCCAGATATTGCACGATTATATTACCAGTGCCGTACTTCTGCAAGAAATATTTCCTATTTCCTATGATAACAAGATCGAACAATCACATACTCTAGCTCAGAAATGGCATCTCCATTGTCGTCTTTAGATGGCAGGCTGATCTTCCGACTTGGGATGATCGACTTGAAGACCTTGAAGATTTTATTCTGAGACGGCTTACTGCTGGTGCTGGCACCCTTGGGCTGAGTCTGCCTGTAGAGAGGTGTGCAGCAGAAGAAGGCCGCGACGGAGAGGGCCATGACCCCTGTGGGGATGGCGAAGCCGAGCACCCAGCCGAAGTTGTCCTGGACGTAGGACATGGTGGAGTTCCCCAGCAGGCTGCCGCTGCACAGGCCGAAGTACCACCAGTTGAAGAACATGCCCTTCACCTtgcccttctcctccgccgTCATGCCCggctcggcgtcgtcgtcgtcgtccccgatGCCGAGCTGGTCGGCGCCGAAGGCTTGCAGTGTGGGTTGGTACCCACCTTGCCCGATCGCCATCAGGTAGAGCGGGAGGAACAGCGTGGAGCGTGGCATCCGTTTGCGTAGCAGTGCCCACGCCGTGATAGCTGACATACCCTGTGTAAGGAGCAGGATCAGTTGAAAC
Above is a genomic segment from Setaria viridis chromosome 4, Setaria_viridis_v4.0, whole genome shotgun sequence containing:
- the LOC117853740 gene encoding protein NRT1/ PTR FAMILY 5.8, which gives rise to MSENGSSAKVALSRPCVLIIVMAGVERFANKGVGSNLVTYLTGVVGMSTAAAAKSVVAWTGVSFMLPLFSAILADSYWDRYSTIAVSSLLYVLGMSAITAWALLRKRMPRSTLFLPLYLMAIGQGGYQPTLQAFGADQLGIGDDDDDAEPGMTAEEKGKVKGMFFNWWYFGLCSGSLLGNSTMSYVQDNFGWVLGFAIPTGVMALSVAAFFCCTPLYRQTQPKGASTSSKPSQNKIFKVFKSIIPSRKISLPSKDDNGDAISELELQEKPLKTEPAEAKEALGEAAPSVARVILGLLPIWAILLIFAVIFQQPMTFFTKQGMLMDHKLGAFVVPPAMLQSSITISIILLVPMYDRVIIPLFNAVTRGTEGITVFQRIGVGMVLSVVAMVTAALVESWRLRVANASARLKIFWLLPQYVLLGVSDVFTVVGMQEFFYTQVPASMRTIGIGLYLSVFGVGGFLGAFLITALEMATARPGNSRGWFSDDAREAHLDNYYWFLAFLCFISFLIFTHLCKFYSGKNASGK